In Calonectris borealis chromosome 20, bCalBor7.hap1.2, whole genome shotgun sequence, a genomic segment contains:
- the SLC25A10 gene encoding mitochondrial dicarboxylate carrier yields the protein MAERRVSRWYFGGLASCGAACCTHPLDLLKVHLQTQQEVKMRMMGMAMRVIRTDGFLALYNGLSASLCRQMTYSLTRFAIYETARDRLGQGSQGPPPFYQKVLLGAVGGFTGGFVGTPADMVNVRMQNDVKQPPSLRRNYSHALDGMYRVLQEEGLKKLFSGATMASSRGALVTVGQLSCYDQAKQLVLTTGLLSDNIFTHFLASFIAGGCATFLCQPLDVLKTRLMNSQGEYRGVTHCAMETAKLGPLAFYKGFIPAAIRLIPHTILTFVFLEQLRKYFGIKVIT from the exons ATGGCGGAGCGGCGCGTGTCGCGCTGGTACTTCGGCGGCCTCGCGTCGTGCGGCGCCGCCTGCTGCACCCACCCGCTCGACCTGCTCAAG GTCCACCTGCAGACGCAGCAGGAGGTGAAGATGCGGATGATGGGGATGGCGATGCGTGTGATCCGCACCGACGGCTTCCTGGCTCTCTACAATGGGCTCAGTGCCTCGCTGTGCCGGCAG aTGACATATTCCTTGACTCGCTTTGCCATCTATGAGACTGCGAGGGACCGCTTGGGCCAGGGCAGCCAGGGGCCTCCTCCCTTCTACCAGAAAGTGCTGCTGGGTGCGGTGGGAG GTTTCACTGGCGGGTTCGTGGGGACCCCGGCAGACATGGTGAACGTCAG GATGCAGAATGACGTGAAGCAGCCGCCCTCGCTGCGGCGCAA CTATTCCCATGCCCTGGATGGCATGTACCGCGTCCTCCAGGAAG AGGGCTTGAAGAAACTCTTCTCGGGAGCTACGATGGCATCCAGCCGAGGGGCCCTAGTCACCGTTGGGCAG CTCTCTTGTTATGACCAGGCCAAGCAGCTGGTTCTCACGACTGGGTTGCTGTCAGACAACATCTTCACTCACTTCCTGGCCAGCTTCATCGct GGCGGATGTGCCACATTCCTGTGCCAGCCCCTGGACGTGCTCAAGACCCGCCTCATGAACTCCCAGGGCGAGTACCGG GGTGTTACCCACTGTGCCATGGAAACTGCCAAGCTCGGCCCCCTCGCCTTCTACAAG GGCTTCATTCCTGCTGCCATCCGGCTCATTCCTCACACCATCCTCACCTTTGTCTTCCTGGAACAGCTGCGCAAATATTTTGGGATTAAAGTGATCACCTGA